Proteins from one Falco naumanni isolate bFalNau1 chromosome 10, bFalNau1.pat, whole genome shotgun sequence genomic window:
- the RAD21L1 gene encoding LOW QUALITY PROTEIN: double-strand-break repair protein rad21-like protein 1 (The sequence of the model RefSeq protein was modified relative to this genomic sequence to represent the inferred CDS: substituted 1 base at 1 genomic stop codon) has product MFYLNLLINKRGPLAKIWLAAHWERKLTKAQVFECNLETTVEKIISPKFTIALRTSGHLLLGVVRIYHRKVKYLLADCGEALTKMKTAFRPGLVDLLEENFEADYLSITLPEEFHDFEMPLLDLNSIEVAEHFTLNQSRAEDITLTEDYESNILLCDRNFDEEPDALRKQSFFDSSILMSSRSPVADHNSASVNGDKSALREDAYCFEHDCFGDEENGVDMIEILLRDEQNDLDKDILDMKEEHPLSQDLPENSIAIESNCTDTTIKEVSHLMNETMPSLMEHDGFVLEPVDDTAVTQRKKNKRKRKLLVDVEKELSCNTIYNQLNNCTDILTTLDLAPPTKKTMMWKKSGGVDKLLFHATQPVVHADLQMLFAKCFKSHRFNMRRKGIQRESEMEETRKEQDTTEMLIVEEPSYLQESAHSETERKTRNDLFMLTSQNNRKETHDNCGEMIQDRLTFSESSSLVNNCPGQEAETQPAELANELTRNRKDSEELRWSKRTLQLLRTLQHLKRSGMRSFSFRELCWKNNRKEVAAQFYIFLVLQKQSVIALHQSAPFADITATTGPMFDTCXNHAIFG; this is encoded by the exons ATGTTCTACCTGAATTTGCTCATCAACAAGCGTGGGCCATTGGCCAAAATATGGCTTGCTGCCCACTGGGAGAGGAAGCTTACCAAAGCTCAAGTATTTGAGTGCAATTTAGAGACTACAGTTGAAAAGATCATCTCACCAAAG TTTACAATAGCTCTGCGAACCTCTGGGCACTTACTCCTAGGAGTGGTGCGGATTTACCACAGGAAAGTAAAGTACCTCTTGGCAGACTGTGGTGAAGCTTTGACAAAAATGAAGACAGCCTTTCGCCCAG GACTTGTTGACCTTCTAGAAGAGAACTTTGAGGCTGATTATCTGTCCATTACATTACCTGAAGAATTTCATGATTTTGAAATGCCACTACTTGATTTAAA TTCCATTGAAGTTGCTGAACATTTTACCTTGAatcagagcagagctgaagacATCACACTTACAGAGGATTACGAAAGCAATATACTTCTCTGTGATAGAAACTTTG ATGAAGAACCAGATGCACTAAGAAAACAGAGCTTCTTTGACAGCAGCATCTTAATGAGCAGTAGGAGTCCTGTGGCTGATCACAACTCTGCGAGTGTAAATGGAGACAAGTCTGCACTGCGTGAAGATGCTTACTGTTTTGAGCATGACTGTTTTGGAGATGAGGAGAATGGTGTAGATATGATTG AAATCCTGTTGAGGGATGAGCAAAATGATCTGGATAAAGACATTCTTGATATGAAGGAAGAACATCCTTTGTCACAAGATCTGCCAGAGAACAGCATAGCCA TTGAGTCCAACTGCACAGACACCACCATTAAGGAAGTAAGTCATCTAATGAATGAAACAATGCCTTCATTGATGGAACACGATGGATTTGTGCTTGAGCCAGTTGATGATACAG CTGTgacccagaggaaaaaaaataaaagaaagaggaagttGCTTGTGGATGTAGAGAAGGAACTCAGCTGTAACACTATATACAACCAACTTAACAACTGCACGGACATTCTTACTACATTAGACCTTGcacccccaacaaaaaaaacaatgATGTGGAAGAAATCAGGAGGTGTGGATAAACTCCTGTTCCATGCTACACAGCCTGTGGTTCATGCTGATCTGCAAATG TTGTTTGCAAAATGCTTCAAGAGTCACAGATTTAAtatgagaagaaaaggaatacaGAGGGAgtctgaaatggaagaaacaagaaaagagcaAGATACCACAG aGATGCTGATAGTAGAAGAGCCAAGTTACCTGCAGGAATCAGCTCATTCAGAGACTGAGAGAAAAACTAGAAATGATTTGTTTATGTTGACATCacagaataacagaaaagaaactcaTGATAACTGTGGTGAAATGATA CAGGATAGACTGACTTTCTCTGAGAGCTCCTCACTGGTGAACAATTGCCCGGGCCAAGAAGCTGAAACACAGCCAGCTGAGTTAGCAAAT GAACTAACAAGGAACAGGAAAGACAGTGAAGAACTAAGGTGGAGCAAAAGAACTCTTCAGTTATTAAGAACTTTACAG CACCTGAAGAGATCAGGCATGCGTTCGTTCAGTTTTCGGGAGCTCTGTTGGAAAAACAACCGGAAAGAAGTCGCAGCCCAGTTTTACATCTTCCTTGTCCTGCAGAAGCAGTCAGTTATTGCACTTCATCAGAGCGCTCCCTTTGCTGACATTACAGCCACCACTGGCCCAATGTTTGACACTTGCTGAAATCATGCAATATTTGGATaa